In Hamadaea flava, a genomic segment contains:
- a CDS encoding DNA repair helicase XPB → MSSGPLIVQSDKTLLLEVDHPDAAACRAVIAPFAELERSPEHVHTYRLTPLGLWNARAAGHDAEQVVDALLKYSRYPVPHALLVDVAETMDRYGRLQLANDPAHGLVLRGLDRAVLVEVAKSKKLAGMLGTQLDADTIAVHPSERGRLKQALLKLGWPAEDLAGYVDGEAHDIDLALDGWSLRSYQKEAVEHFEAGGSGVVVLPCGAGKTLVGAAAMASAKATTLILVTNTVAARQWKRELLARTSLTEEEIGEYSGERKEIRPVTIATYQVLTMRRGGTFPHLNVFDARDWGLIVYDEVHLLPAPIFRFTADLQARRRLGLTATLVREDGKEGDVFSLIGPKRYDAPWKDIEAQGWIAPAECIEVRVTLTDEERMAYAMGEAEERYRMASTARTKLPVVQALVERHPDEQVLVIGAYLDQLHQLGEYLDAPILEGSTTNKERERLLDEFRSGSLRTLVLSKVGNFSIDLPEAAVAIQVSGTFGSRQEEAQRLGRVLRPKADGRQAHFYTVVSRDTIDTEYAAHRQRFLAEQGYAYTIVDADDVLA, encoded by the coding sequence ATGTCGAGCGGCCCGCTGATCGTCCAGTCCGACAAGACGCTGCTGCTGGAGGTCGATCATCCGGACGCGGCGGCCTGCCGGGCCGTCATCGCGCCCTTCGCCGAGCTGGAACGCTCACCCGAGCACGTGCACACCTACCGCCTGACTCCGCTGGGCCTGTGGAACGCCCGCGCCGCCGGTCACGACGCCGAGCAGGTCGTCGACGCGCTCCTGAAGTACTCGCGGTATCCCGTCCCGCACGCGCTGCTGGTCGACGTCGCCGAGACGATGGACCGGTACGGTCGCCTGCAACTGGCCAACGATCCGGCGCACGGACTGGTCCTGCGGGGTCTGGACCGGGCCGTGCTCGTCGAGGTGGCGAAGTCGAAGAAGCTCGCCGGCATGCTCGGTACGCAGCTCGACGCCGACACCATCGCCGTGCATCCGTCCGAACGAGGCCGCCTCAAGCAGGCCCTGCTCAAGCTGGGCTGGCCGGCTGAGGATCTGGCCGGCTACGTCGACGGCGAGGCGCACGACATCGACCTCGCGCTGGACGGCTGGAGCCTGCGTTCGTACCAGAAGGAGGCGGTCGAGCACTTCGAGGCGGGCGGCTCCGGCGTCGTCGTCCTCCCGTGTGGCGCAGGTAAGACGCTGGTCGGCGCGGCGGCGATGGCTTCGGCCAAGGCGACCACCCTGATCCTGGTGACGAACACAGTCGCGGCCCGGCAGTGGAAGCGTGAGCTGCTCGCCCGGACCTCGCTCACCGAGGAGGAGATCGGCGAGTACTCCGGCGAACGCAAGGAGATCCGGCCGGTCACCATCGCCACGTACCAGGTGCTCACGATGCGCCGGGGCGGCACCTTCCCGCACCTCAACGTGTTCGACGCCCGGGACTGGGGACTCATCGTCTACGACGAGGTCCACCTGCTGCCCGCGCCGATCTTCCGATTCACCGCCGACCTCCAGGCCCGGCGCCGGCTCGGGCTGACCGCCACCCTCGTCCGGGAGGACGGCAAGGAGGGTGACGTCTTCAGCCTCATCGGCCCCAAGCGCTACGACGCGCCCTGGAAGGACATCGAGGCGCAAGGCTGGATCGCCCCGGCCGAGTGCATCGAGGTACGCGTCACGCTCACCGACGAGGAGCGCATGGCGTACGCGATGGGGGAGGCGGAAGAGCGCTATCGGATGGCGTCGACCGCCCGGACGAAGCTGCCCGTGGTGCAGGCGCTCGTCGAGCGACACCCCGACGAGCAGGTGCTCGTGATCGGGGCCTACCTCGACCAGCTCCACCAGCTCGGGGAGTACCTCGACGCACCCATCCTCGAGGGGAGCACCACGAACAAGGAACGGGAGCGGCTGCTGGACGAGTTCCGCTCGGGCAGCCTGCGTACGCTCGTGCTGTCCAAAGTGGGCAACTTCTCCATCGACCTGCCCGAGGCGGCGGTGGCGATCCAGGTCTCCGGCACCTTCGGTTCCCGGCAGGAGGAGGCCCAGCGCCTCGGCCGGGTGCTGCGCCCGAAGGCCGACGGACGTCAGGCGCACTTCTACACGGTCGTCTCCCGCGACACCATCGACACCGAGTACGCCGCCCACCGGCAGCGCTTTCTCGCCGAGCAGGGGTACGCCTACACCATCGTGGACGCCGACGACGTTCTCGCCTGA
- a CDS encoding L,D-transpeptidase family protein, which produces MRRNRAVAVIAGAAAALFALTACQPDSQAGGGSPTLAPVAETSSVASPSASPSITASPSPTPTKTTTPTKTTTTSSCQQGPRQKEVETALAKLGTWGPIVVDGHQTDADCATIKKFQKRFGISPANGRAGDTTASVAKRLAATDPAKCQAGTGLVACVDLTHQTTYIMKGGKVIWGPTVTRTGMAGYATPSGWFKIFDRSPKHWSNPYKVWLPSWQQFYNGDGFHETTTYIHNTGIGSHGCVNLLKVDAQKYYATLGYGTKVHLYGRRPGT; this is translated from the coding sequence ATGAGAAGAAACCGCGCGGTCGCCGTCATCGCGGGGGCGGCCGCAGCGTTGTTCGCACTGACCGCATGCCAGCCTGATTCGCAGGCCGGCGGCGGTTCGCCGACACTGGCGCCGGTCGCGGAGACCAGCTCCGTCGCGTCGCCGAGTGCGAGCCCGAGCATCACCGCGAGCCCGAGTCCGACACCGACCAAGACGACGACGCCGACCAAGACCACCACGACGTCGAGCTGCCAGCAGGGTCCGCGCCAGAAAGAGGTCGAGACCGCCCTGGCCAAGCTCGGGACGTGGGGTCCGATCGTCGTCGACGGGCACCAGACCGACGCCGACTGCGCGACCATCAAGAAGTTCCAGAAGCGGTTCGGCATCTCGCCCGCCAACGGCCGGGCCGGGGACACCACGGCCAGCGTCGCCAAGCGGCTGGCCGCCACGGACCCCGCCAAGTGCCAGGCCGGCACCGGGCTGGTGGCCTGCGTCGACCTCACCCACCAGACGACCTACATCATGAAGGGTGGCAAGGTCATCTGGGGGCCGACCGTCACGCGTACGGGGATGGCCGGATATGCGACGCCGTCGGGCTGGTTCAAGATCTTCGACCGCTCGCCGAAGCACTGGTCCAACCCGTACAAGGTCTGGCTGCCGTCCTGGCAGCAGTTCTACAACGGCGACGGCTTCCACGAGACGACCACGTACATCCACAACACGGGGATCGGCTCGCACGGCTGCGTCAACCTGCTGAAGGTCGACGCGCAGAAGTACTACGCGACGCTCGGCTACGGCACCAAGGTTCACCTGTACGGCCGCCGGCCGGGAACCTGA
- a CDS encoding helicase-associated domain-containing protein yields MTTSFTDRLRALSDEALGELLRARPDLITPVPPDLSALAARAQTRLSLARVVERLDRFTLEILDAARLTRSDDGYTSMDAIVALAAVPSGGPEPARVREAVHALQKLLLLYGPEEELRLTGAIDEVLSAYPAGLGRPAAELDPAADALAADPARLRRTLLAAPPSARAVLDRLAEGPPVGTFSEPPAAVLELLEQHLLVRLDDQTVELPRELGLLLRRDQGPLGRLHPQPPELPAGTRPQATIDRAGAGQAMTVVREAEAVLEALAAEPISILRGGGVGVLPLRRLAKAAELPEPTAALLVEVVAAAGLIGETETEYLPAAGYDGWRDKPLAQRWTQLAQAWLNMPRQPSLIGLRDERDRPITALAPEAERAGMPGLRRELLGSLPLGTAPSEQDVLDLLGWRTPIRVRGREAVYSAVLAEAASLGVTGFGGLTAVGALLLDDGENPEDDPLGRRPGADRPREESPASLALGALLPPPVDHLMVQADLTVVVPGPPEPQLAAELDMVADHESGGGAVVYRVTRDSVRRALDAGYAAADLHTLFGKRSRTPVPQALTYLIDDISRTHGGLRTGAAGSYLRSDDEALIASALADRRLSGLSLRRLAPTVLITLSPPGRLLAALREAGYTPVPEDPTGAVVLSKPKVRRAPARAVVAPPIDPASGLTRPRLLGIVEHLRHGDAAARAARRAPLAVRAATGGAVDGITAVQAHSDALAVLQQAVRDKARVWVGYVDAHGTTNSRLVRPVSIGAGYLRAEDERTQTIHTFALSRVTAAVPEA; encoded by the coding sequence ATGACCACCTCATTCACCGACCGGCTGCGGGCCCTCTCCGACGAGGCGCTCGGTGAGCTGCTGCGTGCCCGCCCGGATCTGATCACACCGGTGCCGCCGGACCTCTCCGCGCTGGCGGCTCGCGCGCAGACCCGGCTGTCGCTGGCCCGAGTGGTCGAGCGGCTCGACCGGTTCACCCTGGAAATCCTCGACGCCGCCCGGCTGACCCGCAGCGACGACGGCTACACCTCCATGGACGCCATCGTGGCACTGGCCGCGGTGCCCTCCGGCGGGCCGGAGCCGGCCCGGGTTCGGGAAGCCGTGCACGCGCTCCAGAAACTTCTCCTGCTCTACGGGCCCGAGGAGGAACTGCGACTCACTGGTGCGATCGATGAAGTGCTTTCGGCGTACCCGGCGGGACTAGGAAGACCAGCGGCGGAACTCGACCCGGCCGCGGACGCGCTCGCCGCGGATCCGGCCCGGCTGCGCCGCACGCTCCTCGCCGCCCCGCCCTCGGCCCGCGCGGTCCTGGACCGGCTGGCCGAGGGGCCGCCGGTGGGCACGTTCAGCGAGCCGCCCGCGGCCGTGCTCGAACTCCTCGAGCAACACCTCCTGGTACGCCTGGACGACCAGACGGTCGAGCTGCCCCGCGAGTTGGGTCTGTTGCTGCGGCGGGACCAGGGTCCGCTGGGCCGCCTGCATCCGCAGCCGCCGGAGTTGCCGGCCGGGACGCGACCGCAGGCGACGATCGACCGGGCCGGGGCCGGGCAGGCGATGACGGTCGTCCGCGAGGCCGAAGCGGTCCTGGAGGCGCTGGCCGCCGAGCCGATCAGCATCCTGCGCGGCGGTGGGGTCGGGGTGCTGCCGTTGCGGCGCCTCGCGAAGGCCGCCGAGCTGCCGGAACCGACGGCGGCGCTGCTGGTGGAAGTGGTCGCGGCGGCCGGGCTGATCGGCGAGACCGAGACGGAATACCTCCCCGCCGCCGGCTATGACGGCTGGCGGGACAAGCCGCTGGCGCAGCGGTGGACCCAGCTCGCGCAGGCGTGGCTGAACATGCCCCGGCAGCCGTCGCTGATCGGGCTGCGCGACGAACGCGACCGGCCGATCACGGCGCTGGCCCCGGAAGCCGAACGGGCGGGGATGCCGGGACTGCGCCGGGAACTGCTCGGCTCGCTACCGCTCGGCACGGCACCGTCCGAACAGGATGTGCTGGATCTGCTCGGGTGGCGTACGCCGATCCGCGTGCGCGGTCGTGAGGCGGTCTATTCGGCCGTGCTGGCGGAGGCGGCGAGCCTGGGCGTGACCGGGTTCGGCGGGTTGACCGCCGTCGGCGCGCTGCTGCTCGACGACGGCGAGAACCCGGAGGACGACCCGTTGGGCCGCCGCCCGGGGGCCGACCGGCCTCGGGAGGAGAGCCCGGCCTCGCTCGCGCTCGGGGCGTTGCTGCCCCCGCCGGTCGACCATCTGATGGTTCAGGCCGACCTCACCGTGGTGGTGCCCGGACCGCCTGAACCGCAGCTCGCCGCCGAACTCGACATGGTCGCCGACCACGAGTCGGGCGGTGGCGCGGTCGTCTACCGGGTCACCCGGGACTCCGTGCGGCGGGCGCTCGACGCCGGGTACGCCGCAGCCGACCTGCACACGTTGTTCGGCAAACGATCGCGTACGCCGGTGCCGCAAGCGCTCACCTATCTCATCGACGACATCTCCCGTACGCACGGCGGGCTGCGTACCGGCGCGGCTGGGTCCTATCTGCGCAGCGACGACGAGGCGCTGATCGCCTCCGCACTGGCCGACCGGCGGCTGTCGGGGCTGTCGTTGCGGCGGCTCGCCCCGACGGTCCTGATCACGCTGTCGCCCCCAGGGCGGCTGCTGGCCGCCCTGCGCGAAGCCGGCTACACCCCGGTGCCGGAGGACCCGACGGGCGCGGTCGTGCTGAGCAAGCCCAAGGTACGCCGCGCGCCGGCCCGGGCCGTCGTAGCGCCGCCGATCGACCCCGCGAGCGGGCTGACCCGGCCGCGGTTGCTCGGCATCGTCGAACATCTGCGGCACGGCGACGCCGCTGCCCGAGCCGCCCGGCGCGCCCCGTTGGCCGTACGCGCGGCCACGGGGGGCGCAGTCGACGGCATCACCGCCGTTCAGGCGCACAGCGATGCGCTCGCCGTTCTGCAGCAGGCGGTCCGGGACAAGGCGCGGGTGTGGGTCGGCTACGTCGACGCCCACGGCACGACCAACTCACGCCTGGTCCGGCCGGTCTCCATCGGTGCCGGTTACCTGCGCGCGGAAGACGAGCGTACGCAGACGATCCACACCTTCGCGCTATCGCGCGTAACCGCAGCCGTCCCCGAAGCGTGA
- the ligD gene encoding non-homologous end-joining DNA ligase, translating to MTRVEVDGRRIDLTNLDKALYPDGFTKAEIIDYYTRVAPLMLPHLADRQVTRIRYPSGAQAQGFFEKNAPAAKPSWVRVDGGLIVVDELATLVWLAHLAALELHTPQWQVANGPEHPDRIVFDLDPTEPAGLDECRAVAQALRDRLAVDGLTAYPKTSGRKGMQVTCPVTATAEQIMDYARELAGEFARAAPDAITDQMAKAGRPGKIFIDWSQNNPSKTTVCVYSLRAGDSPTVSTPITWDEVASGSFTAADFTPTRVLERISEYADLHEPLLSPGPALPGTRRRRPR from the coding sequence GTGACCAGGGTCGAAGTGGATGGCCGACGGATAGACCTCACAAACCTGGACAAAGCTCTCTACCCCGACGGCTTCACCAAGGCCGAGATCATCGACTACTACACCCGCGTCGCCCCGCTCATGCTCCCGCACCTGGCCGACCGCCAGGTCACCCGCATCCGCTACCCGTCCGGCGCGCAGGCCCAAGGCTTCTTCGAGAAGAACGCGCCGGCCGCCAAGCCCAGCTGGGTCCGGGTCGACGGAGGGCTCATCGTGGTCGACGAACTCGCCACCCTCGTCTGGCTCGCCCATCTCGCCGCGCTGGAACTGCATACGCCCCAATGGCAGGTCGCGAACGGCCCCGAACACCCGGACCGCATCGTCTTCGACCTCGACCCGACCGAACCGGCCGGCCTCGACGAATGCCGCGCGGTCGCGCAAGCGTTGCGGGATCGGCTGGCGGTGGACGGACTGACGGCGTACCCGAAGACCTCCGGGCGCAAGGGCATGCAGGTCACCTGCCCCGTCACCGCGACCGCCGAGCAGATCATGGACTACGCCCGCGAGCTGGCGGGCGAGTTCGCACGAGCCGCACCCGACGCGATCACGGACCAGATGGCCAAGGCCGGACGGCCCGGCAAGATCTTCATCGACTGGAGCCAGAACAACCCCTCGAAGACCACGGTCTGCGTCTACTCGCTCCGCGCGGGCGACTCACCCACCGTCTCCACCCCGATCACCTGGGACGAAGTCGCGAGCGGCTCGTTCACCGCGGCCGACTTCACGCCCACACGGGTCCTCGAGCGGATCAGCGAGTACGCCGACCTCCACGAACCACTACTGTCACCCGGTCCGGCCCTCCCAGGTACGCGTCGCCGCCGTCCCCGATAA
- a CDS encoding LysE family translocator yields the protein MVSADRLLAFAAMSLVLILIPGPSVLFVVGRALAHGRRAALTTVAGNTLGACVLVAAVAFGVGTIVERSIVVFTVLKLAGAAYLVYLGVRAWRARKSLTTVFTADESTHDGLRSLWDGFAVGVSNPKTIVFFAAVLPQFVDPAQGHVIAQMLLLGLVFNLIAVVCDSLWGVAASYAREWFGRSPRRLRMIGGVGGLTMIGLGVTIAVTGRKD from the coding sequence ATGGTGTCCGCCGACCGTCTGCTCGCCTTCGCGGCGATGTCCCTGGTGCTGATCCTCATCCCCGGCCCGAGCGTGCTGTTCGTGGTCGGCCGGGCGCTCGCCCACGGCCGGCGCGCGGCGCTGACCACGGTCGCCGGGAACACCCTCGGGGCGTGCGTACTCGTGGCGGCGGTCGCCTTCGGCGTCGGGACCATCGTCGAACGCTCGATCGTCGTCTTCACCGTCCTGAAGCTCGCCGGGGCGGCGTACCTGGTCTATCTGGGCGTCCGGGCCTGGCGGGCCCGAAAGTCGCTGACCACGGTGTTCACCGCCGACGAGTCGACACACGACGGCCTGCGCTCACTGTGGGACGGCTTCGCGGTCGGCGTGTCCAACCCGAAGACCATCGTGTTCTTCGCGGCCGTCCTCCCCCAGTTCGTCGACCCGGCCCAGGGCCACGTGATCGCCCAAATGCTCCTGCTCGGGCTGGTCTTCAACCTCATCGCGGTGGTCTGCGACAGCCTCTGGGGCGTCGCTGCGTCCTACGCCCGCGAATGGTTCGGCCGCTCGCCCCGCCGACTGCGGATGATCGGCGGCGTCGGCGGGCTGACCATGATCGGCCTCGGCGTGACCATCGCCGTGACCGGCCGCAAGGACTGA
- a CDS encoding cold-shock protein: MPTGRVKWYDAQKGYGFVTSDEGGDVFLPKTALPGGVAELKGGQKIEFGIIEGRKGAQAMGVKLLEAPPSLVQAQAEAKRRTPDELNTLIEDMIKVLEAKILPDLKRGRHPDRKTAQKIGEALHAVARELEL; the protein is encoded by the coding sequence GTGCCTACCGGTCGGGTCAAGTGGTACGACGCCCAGAAGGGCTACGGCTTCGTCACCAGCGACGAGGGCGGCGACGTCTTCCTGCCCAAGACCGCTCTCCCTGGTGGGGTCGCCGAACTCAAGGGCGGCCAGAAGATCGAGTTCGGGATCATCGAGGGGCGCAAGGGTGCGCAGGCGATGGGCGTGAAGCTGCTGGAGGCTCCGCCGTCGCTGGTGCAGGCGCAGGCTGAGGCGAAGCGGCGTACGCCGGACGAGCTGAACACGCTCATCGAGGACATGATCAAGGTGCTCGAGGCGAAGATCCTGCCCGACTTGAAGCGCGGCCGGCACCCGGACCGCAAGACGGCGCAGAAGATCGGTGAGGCGCTGCACGCGGTCGCCCGCGAACTCGAACTCTGA
- a CDS encoding 1,4-dihydroxy-6-naphthoate synthase, whose amino-acid sequence MKIAYSPCPNDTFVFHALTHGLVPGAPEFDVTFADVDVTNTAALDGRFDLVKVSYAALPWLMDQYELLPCGGALGRGCGPLLLTLTAGGIDGKTVAVPGERTTAYLLMRLWAEQSGQRPAEIVVVPFHEIMPGVAAGRFDAGLVIHEARFTYPRYGLSQLVDLGEWWESDTGSPIPLGAILAKRGVVDPRAATEWIRASVRHAWALPADSRDYVLAHAQEMEQAVVDQHISLYVNEFTEDLGPAGYAAVRELLNRSEKAGLTPGIAVGLDDLAR is encoded by the coding sequence ATGAAGATCGCGTACTCGCCCTGCCCGAACGACACCTTCGTCTTCCACGCGCTGACCCACGGTCTGGTGCCGGGCGCGCCCGAGTTCGACGTGACGTTCGCCGACGTCGACGTGACGAACACGGCCGCTCTCGACGGCCGGTTCGACCTGGTCAAAGTCTCCTACGCCGCGCTGCCCTGGCTGATGGACCAGTACGAGTTGCTGCCCTGCGGCGGCGCGCTCGGCCGTGGCTGCGGCCCGCTCCTGTTGACGCTGACGGCCGGCGGGATCGACGGGAAGACGGTCGCCGTGCCTGGGGAACGGACTACTGCGTACCTGTTGATGCGACTGTGGGCCGAGCAGAGCGGGCAGCGGCCCGCGGAAATCGTGGTGGTGCCGTTCCACGAGATCATGCCGGGCGTCGCGGCCGGACGGTTCGACGCGGGTCTGGTCATCCACGAGGCCAGGTTCACCTATCCGCGCTATGGACTGTCGCAATTGGTGGATCTTGGCGAATGGTGGGAATCCGACACCGGGTCGCCGATTCCGCTCGGGGCCATCCTGGCCAAGCGCGGTGTCGTCGATCCGCGAGCGGCCACGGAGTGGATCCGGGCGTCGGTCCGGCACGCCTGGGCGCTTCCCGCGGACAGTCGGGACTACGTTCTCGCCCACGCGCAGGAAATGGAGCAGGCCGTGGTCGATCAACACATCTCGTTGTATGTCAACGAGTTCACCGAGGATCTCGGCCCGGCGGGGTACGCGGCCGTCCGCGAACTCCTGAACCGTTCGGAGAAAGCCGGACTCACCCCCGGTATTGCTGTTGGGCTGGACGATCTCGCTCGATAG